The DNA segment GACCGGCGAGCGAAACAAAAAGCCGAGACGTATGCATGGCGGGCGGAGTGTGCCGCAGATTTCGGGTTCATGCCAGATCGGTTTGATGTCGCGGTCGCTCGACCGAAGGAGCCCGATCTTTGCTACAAGGGGCCCGCGATGCGAGCACGGGTGAAGCGCCTCGAACAGCGACGGCGGAGCGGCCGGCGTGCGCTCGCGGCCGCGGCCGCGGGGACCTTCGCGCTTGCCCTCGGGAGCGGGCGAGCGCGCGCGGAGGAGGCGACCGAGGCGCCCGTCGTGCACGGCGTGTCGGCGACACCCGAGCCACCTGCGCGCCCGCGAGAGTTGCCTCCGCTCGACGTCCGTTCGCCGCCGTTCACGCGGCACGTCGACCTCGGCGGAGGTGTGGCGCTCGTGCATCGGTTCGCGAGTGACGAGCCACGCGTGCGGTACCCGGCGGCCGTGGGGATGGCTCTCTGGGCGCGGGTCGACGTCACGCGGTGGCTCCGCGCGAACCTCTACGCCTTGCGCACCGAGCGCGACATGGCCTTGCCCGCCGGCGCGCTCGGGCTCGCCGGGGATCCGGGCGACGTCGAGTACTACGCGTACTCCTTTGGCTTGCGGCTCGCGCCGACGTGGCACCTCTCGTCGCGGGCGCGGGCGTGGGCGAGCGCGGGCGCGGGCTGGGGACGGCTCGAGCACGGGCGCTTCTCGGTGGTGTCGCCTTCGGGCGTGTTTCTCGTGCGCGAGCGCAGCGCTTCGTACGTGGAGCTGCCGCTCGGCGTCGGCGCGTCGTTCGACGTCGTGCCGCGCTGGCTCGCGGTGGAGCTCGAGACCTCGGGCGTGTTTTACGTGGGGCAACGCGGCCGTGCCTTCGACGAGGCGCAGGCGGTCGACGCCTCGGGGCGGCGCGTGACGGTCGGAGCTTTCCCCAGGTTCGATGGGGGTTTCGTGACGACGCTCGGGCTCTCGCTCGTGCTTTGAGGGGTGCGGAGGACGGGATGATCGAGAGCCCGAAGGAAGGCGCGCGCCCCCGGATCATCGCGGTGGCGGGGAACATGGGCGCCGGCAAATCGAGCCTCGTGAAATGGCTCGAGCAGCAGTTCGGAATGGTGCCCTTCTTCGAGCCGAACGAGGAGAACCCGTACCTGTCCGACTTCTACGCGGACATGCCGCGCTGGGCGATGAGCTCGCAGCTCTTCTTCCTCGTGCGTCGCTTCCACATCCACCGCGACGTCGTGCGCCGCGCGGCCGTCGATCCGCGGCCGATCGTGCAGGACCGGACCCTCTACGAGGACGCGGAGGTCTTCGCCGCGCACCTCCACCGGGCCGGCTACATCGACGAGCGCGACTGGCGGATGTACGACGACCTCTATCGCACGTTACGCGAGGAGATCCGGCCGCCGGACCTCATGATTTACCTGCGCTGCCCGCTGCCCACGCTCGTGCGGCGAATCCGGCAGCGAGGGCGCGAGTTCGAGCGCAAGGTCCCGAAGAGTTACCTCGCCGCGCTCGACCGCCTGTACGAGGAATGGCACGCCCGTTACGACCTCTCGCCGACCCTGGTCCTCGAGACGGACCGCCTCGACTACGTGGAGCGGCTCTTCGACAGGCTCGAGGTCGTGCGCGCGATCGAGAAGCACCTCGGCTGAAGATCCCCCCGCGGCGGCGCCATTACGTGCATTTCTGCTCGCCAATCGGCGTCAACGCCTTGGCACTCCGCGCCAAATGGACGCATGCGTGCTTTGGCGCTTGCGTAGGGCTCGGCGATGGGCGACGTAATGGAATTCCTGGAGCGCGCGTGGCTGTTTTGGGCAACGGGATCGGCAGGGCGGCGGGAGCGGGAGAGGTGAGCGCGACGAGGCGGTCGCGCGTGCTCCTGGTCGACGACGAGCCGTTCATCATCTCGTCGATCCGGCGGATCCTCTCGGACGAGCACGAGGTCGTCGCCGTGTCGAGTGGCCCCGAGGCGCTCGCGATCGTGCAGGCGGGCGCGCGCTTCGACGTGGTGCTCTGCGACGTGCGGATGCCGGGCATGAACGGGTTCGAGCTCTACGAGCGGCTGCTCGTCGTCGCGCCCGAGGTGGCCAAGCAGATCGTCTTCTTCACGGGCGCGGCGTTCACCAGCGACGTCCGCGCCTTCTTCACGCGGGTGGAGAACGTGCTGCTCGAGAAGCCCGTCGACCCGCGCGAGCTTCGCGCGATCGTGCGCAGGCTCGTGGCCGAGCAGAAGGGCGCGCCGCCGAAGCGTTGAGCGCCGAAGGGTGGCCGGTCCGGCTGCTCAGGAGAGCGCGAGCATGCGGTCGATCGGCACGCGGGCGCGCTCGCGTAACGCGGCGGGCATCTCGATGCGGGGCTCGAGGTCGCGCAGCGCGAGGTAGACCTTCTCCATCGAGTTGAGGCGCATGAACGGGCACTCGTTGCAGGCGCAGTTGCCCTCGGGCGGGCCCTCGATGAACGTCTTGTGCGGCGAAGCCTTGCGCATCTGGTGCACGATGCCGCTCTCGGTCGCGACGATGTAGGCCTTCGCGTCGTCGGACTGCGTGTACTTCAAGAGCGCGGTCGTCGAGCCGATGAACTGGGCCATCGCGAGGATCGGCTCCTCGCACTCGGGGTGGGCGATGAGCTTGGCCTCGGGGTGCTGCTCGCGCAGGCTGATGATCTTGCGCAGGCTGAAGGTCTCGTGCACGACGCAGCTCCCCTGCCAGAGGCGCATCTTGCGGCCGGTCTTCTGCTCGAGCCAGCGGCCGAGGTTCTTGTCGGGCGCGAAGAGGATCTCCTTGTCCTCGGGGATCGCGCGGACGATCTTCTCGGCGTTCGACGAGGTGCAGATGTAGTCGCTCTCGGCCTTCACCTCGGCCGTGCAGTTGATGTACGTGATCGAGACGGCGTCCGGGTACTTCGCGCGCCAGGCGCGGAAGCGATCGACCGGGCAGCCGTCGGCGAGCGAGCAGCCGGCCTCGAGGTCGGGCACGACGACGATACGATCGGGGTTCAGGATCTTCGCGGTCTCGGCCATGAAGTGCACGCCCGCGAAGAGGATGACGTCGGCCGTGGTCTTCTTCGCCTGCTGGGCGAGCTGGAGCGAGTCGCCGAGGAAGTCGGCGAGATCCTGGATGTCGCCCTCCTGGTAGTAGTGGGCGAGCAGGACGGCGTTGCGCTCCTTCTTGAGCCGCACGATCTCGGCCTCGAGATCGAGGCGCGGGTCGATCTTGCCTCGGACGGTTTCGGTCATCGTGGCCCCCAACGTAGAGGCTCCGCGGGCGCGACGCCAGGGGGGTGAACCGCCACGCGCGCGAGGTGTTCGAGGTGGTCACGCAAGCGCGCGGAGGGCGCCTCGCCGAGCGCGCCTGCGTGAAGCTCGGGGCCGAGCGTGACACGCACGTCGACGTCGCCGAAGCCCGGGAGCGTGAGCTGAAGGAGCGGCACGAAGGCGTCCGTCGCGCCCGCGCGCCCCACGAGCGCGGAGGCGAAGGCGCGCGCGCGAAGCGAGACGACGCCCGAGACGATCGCAGGGACGACGACGAGGTCGTCCCGCGCGCGCCGGGCGAGCGAGACGAGCGCGTCGAGGCCGGGTCTCCATGCGTGGAGCGCGCTCTCGCCGGGAGCGACGAGGCGCGGATCGGGCTCGATGCGGCCCGCGGGGAAATGCAGGAGCGCGCCGCCGCGGACGAGGTGACGCGCGGCCGAACGAAGCGCGCGTCCGGCGCGCGCGTCGGGCGGCGCCGCGAGCAGGTGCCTGCGGACGTGGGGCAAGGCGAAGAGCAGGTCACGCTCGGCGGTGATGACGGCGAGGTCGTCGCGGCCCACCGCGGCGAAGAGCGCGAGCGCGTCGTAGAGGCCCGGGTGGTTCGAGACGACGAGCAGAGGGCCACGCGCGGAGAGCGCGGCGCGGCGCGCGTCGAGATCGTGAGGTCCACCCGAGGCGTCGGCGAGGCGCGCGCGCACGCCGTACCGATCGAGCATCCGGAGCGAGGCGCGGCGGAGGGATCCGAGGCGCGCGAGGTCGTCGTCGAAGGCGACGAGGTTCTTCGCGAGCGAGAGGGCCGCGGGGTGGAGCGCGACCTCGGCCACGCGCGCGGCGAGAGGGCCGCGGTCCTTCGCCACGTGCCCGGCCATCTCGGCGCGCGTGATGTGGAGGATGTGTTCGAGGTCGGCGGATGCTTTCACCTCCAAGCACCTCGCGCGCACGTCGAGAGCCCTCGCCTGATCCGTTCGAGCGCGTTCATGTCGCGGTGGAGGATACGCGGCGCGTGGCCGCGGCGTGACGGCAAGGCCGCGCCGTTCGAATGCACGCCCGCCCGCCGTCGCGGCAGGCTTCGGCCCCGCGCATGCATCGTCTCAAGCCGCCGCGGCACGACCTCGACGTGCACCGGCACACGCTCCCCCCGCGAAGGCACGCCCGGACCGCCGAAATGCAGCGCCTCGACGTGCGACGGCACACGCTCCCCCCGCGAAGGCACGCCCGGACCGCAAGAATGCAGCGCCTCGACGTGCGACGGCACACGATCGTTTCGTGTCGGCAGACGTTTCCGCCGTGAAGGCACGATTTCGACCCGTGAATGCATGCGTCGCTCCGTCGAACGCTCCCGCTGACGGCGCTTTTACCAACCCGAACCGCGCATTCGCGCAGGTAGGACACGAACATGAACCTCGATCTGACGACGATCTCCCCCAGCGGCCGTGAACGTTACCTCCGCATCGGCCGCACGTACGGGTCCGGCGATACGCTGAAGCAGGCGAACAAGACCCTCAAGGCCCTCGAATCCCACGCCGCCCCGCTCGAGACCGGCGGGTTCTCGGTCGACGACGGCGTGCTGCTCGAGGCCGCGCGGAATGCATTGATCGACGCCGGCGTGGGCCGGGACGAGGCCGCCGGGAAAAAGCGGTCGACGATCCTGGCGTTTCGCGCCGCGACCACGGACGCGAAGGCCACCCGCGCCCGCGCGCGTGTGGTCCTCACCGCCGCCCACCGCGTGCTGGAGGACGGCGGGGACGAGGTCGCCGCGCGGGCGGCGCAGACGGCGCTCGACCGCACGAGTGTATTGCCCGACGACGCGGAGCAGCTCGCGACGCAGCTCGATTCGCTCCGGACGACGCTGGGCGACGCGGCCATCGTCGCGGTCACCGGTTCGCGCGGAGGGCCGATGGTGCTGGAATCACTCGTGTCGGCCGCCGCCGCGCTCCGCGCCGCCGCGGAGGAGCGAGAGACGACGGGCACGCAGCTCTCCACCGAGCAGATGGACGTCATCGACGGGATCATCGTGACCCTGTGCCGCGCGGCGAGGAACGCCGCGCGCCTGACCGCGACCTCGCAATCGCAGCCGGCGCTCCTCAAGGCATTCGCGCTCACCCACATCGCCCCCGCGAGCCGCGCCGAGGAAGAGGCCGAGAGCCCGGCCGAAGCCGAGCCCGAAGCCTCCCCCGCCTGATTCAAGAAAATCGCAGCTCCATGACCCGCCGAGGGTCGTCCTCGCCGAAATCATGCGGCTCGTCGCAAGGGGCGCCGATCACGTAGCCGTCGCGCAGCTCGTCCTTGCGCGGGGCGCGGACCATGGCCTTACCCGAGCACCTGCTTCAGCGCCCCGTACGAGATGACCTCGCCGATCCGCTCCACGAAGGGGATGTTCTCCGCCACGCCGCTCGCCAGCGAGCCACGCAGGACGATCGGGAGGAAATCGTGGTCCTTCGCGCCGCGATAGGTGGAGAGCACGCAATACTCGGCGCAGAAGCCGGTGACGATCACCGTGTCCACGCCGAGCTCGCGCAGGTGCCCCGCGAGCTTCGTCTTGTTGAAGGCATTCCCGTACGTCTTGTGAATACGCAGATCCGAGGGCAGGATCTTCAGGCTCTCGGGGATCTCGAAGCCCGGCGCGCCCGGGACCACGCCGTCCTCTTCGTCCACGTCCTGCACACAGATGACCGGCAGGCCACGCGCGCGGAACAGGTCAATGGCGGCATTGATGTACTCGATCGCATTCTCCAGGGAACGCGCCGTCTCCGGGCTTTGCTCGAAGAACTGCTTCTGCACGTCGATCACCAGCAGGGCCGGCTTCATGAGAGCTCCTCGTGGCAGGCCGATGCGCGCCCGCTCACGGGCGTGACGGTACCGCAGAGCGGCGAGCGTCGTCTACAGCACGATTTCCGCGGGACGAGCGGCCATGTCCCTTGACGATGCTGGTCGACCGGGCCCAAGTAACGGCTGCGGCACGGCCCGGAAGCGCCGCGCCCCCGCCCCCGCATGGCCGACGACAAACCCAAGGACAAACCGCCGACCTCGCGCCTCGGCCGGCTCGCGCGCCTCGCGAGCCTCGCGCCCCGCGCCTCGGCCTTCGCGATCGAAGGCGCCAAGCGCGCGCTCGGGAAGGGCCCGCGCAGCGAGGACGAGGAGGCCGCGGCGAAGGAACGTATGGCCGTCGAGGTCAAGAAGACCGCCGAGGCCATGCTGAAGACGCTCGGCGAGATGAAGGGCCTGCCCCTGAAGCTCGGCCAGATGGCGAGTTACATCGACGGGCTCGCGCCGCCCGGCCACGAGGACAAATTCCAGGCCGCGCTGAAGAAGCTGCAGGACAAGGCCCCGCCCCTCTCGGCGGAGTCGGCCGCGCAGATGATCAAGGCCGAGCTCGGCGCGCCCCCCGAGGAGGTCTTCGAGAAGTGGGAGGCCATGCCCTTCGCCGCCGCGAGCATCGGTCAGGTGCACCGCGCCGTCACGAAGAGCGGCGAGCCCGTGGCCGTGAAGGTGCAGTACCCGGGCATCGACAAGGCCATCGAGAACGACCTGAAGAGCATCTCGATGCTCGAGGCGATGATCAAGCCGCTCTCGCGCAAGCTGAACGCGGCGCAGACGCTCGACGAGATCCGCGCCGTCTTCATGGCCGAGCTCGACTACGGGCGCGAAGCCGAGATGGCCGACCTCTTCCGCCGCCTGAACACGGACGATCCGGACATCCTGATCTCCGAGGTCCACCACTCGTTGACGACGCGGCGCGTGCTCACGACGAGCTTCGCCGAGGGCGTCGGCTACGCCGAGTTCTGCGAGAAGGGCAGCCAGGCGGCGCGGAACCGCGCGGGCGAGGCGATCTGGCGGTTCACGTTCCGATCGATGTTGCGGTACGGGGCGCTCTACGCCGACCCGCATCCGGGCAACTACCGCTTCCTGCCCGACGGCCGCGTGCACTTCCTGGATTTTGGCTGCGTGAAGATGCTGCCGCCCGACCTCGTGGACGGCATGAAGCGGTACATGCGCGCGGCGCTCGACAACGACTGGGTCGAGTTCGATCGCGCGTGTATCGAGGTGCTCGGTTACGACCCGAACGACGAGAGCTGGGACCTCTACCGCAGCTACACGATGGAGCTCATGATGCCGCTCACGACGAAGGGCACGTGGGTCTGCTCGCGCGAAAAATCCCGCGAGACCGTGCAGTTCCTGGCGCGAGGCATCAAGAGCCTGGCCTTCAAGGAGGGCGAGGCGATCCCGAACATCCCGCACGTGCCGAAGATGCCGCAGGACTTCACGTTCGTGAACCGCCTGCAATGGGGCCTCGCCTCCGTGATGGCCGGGCTCGGCACGGAGGCGTCGTTCCGCACGATCAGCGAGCCGTGGATCCGCGACGGCGTTCATCCGATTCCCGCCTGAACCGAGAAGCAGAACCATGAGCGTACGACTCACCCAGGTCGCCAAGCGCGCGGGCTGCGCGGCGAAGCACCCGCCCGGTTACCTCTTCCCGCTGCTCCGAGGCCTGCCCCCGATCCGCGATCCGAACGTGCTGATCGGGACGAACACCGCGGACGACGCGGCCGTCTACCGGCTCTCGGCCGACACGGCGCTCGTCCTGACGACGGACTTCTTCACGCCGGTCGTCGACGATCCGTACGACTTCGGCGCCGTCGCCGCGACGAACGCGCTCAGCGACGTGTACGCGATGGGCGGCCGACCGCTGACGGCGCTGAACCTCGTGGGGTTCCCCGACGACACGCTCGACGCCTCGATCCTCGCCGAGATCCTGCGCGGCGGGGCCGAGAAGGCCCACGAGGCGGGCATCGATCTCGTTGGAGGTCATACGATCAAGACGGATGAGCCGATCTACGGGCTCGCCGTGACGGGGCTGGTGCACCCCGATCGGGTGGTGTCGAACGCGGGAGGTCGTCCGGGGGATCTGCTGGTGCTGACGAAGCCGCTCGGGATCGGGATCCTGACGACGGCGGCGAAGCAAAACAAGGACACGCGCGCGGCGATCGGGGAGGCGATCCGGCTGATGTCGACGCTGAACCGCGGGGCGTGCGAGGCGATGACGGCGGTGGGCGCAAACGCGGCGACGGACGTGACGGGCTTCGGGCT comes from the Polyangium spumosum genome and includes:
- a CDS encoding response regulator, with the protein product MLLVDDEPFIISSIRRILSDEHEVVAVSSGPEALAIVQAGARFDVVLCDVRMPGMNGFELYERLLVVAPEVAKQIVFFTGAAFTSDVRAFFTRVENVLLEKPVDPRELRAIVRRLVAEQKGAPPKR
- the selD gene encoding selenide, water dikinase SelD — encoded protein: MSVRLTQVAKRAGCAAKHPPGYLFPLLRGLPPIRDPNVLIGTNTADDAAVYRLSADTALVLTTDFFTPVVDDPYDFGAVAATNALSDVYAMGGRPLTALNLVGFPDDTLDASILAEILRGGAEKAHEAGIDLVGGHTIKTDEPIYGLAVTGLVHPDRVVSNAGGRPGDLLVLTKPLGIGILTTAAKQNKDTRAAIGEAIRLMSTLNRGACEAMTAVGANAATDVTGFGLLGHLRNVVAASKCGATVWLDEVPVVEEAWAYVKEGIAPGGTHANFRFLADHVTYEDGIDKSAQLVLSDAQTSGGLLIAVEPSRVDALVAELETRGTPARAIVGRLDEGPAGKIRVTARRS
- a CDS encoding cysteine hydrolase family protein; translation: MKPALLVIDVQKQFFEQSPETARSLENAIEYINAAIDLFRARGLPVICVQDVDEEDGVVPGAPGFEIPESLKILPSDLRIHKTYGNAFNKTKLAGHLRELGVDTVIVTGFCAEYCVLSTYRGAKDHDFLPIVLRGSLASGVAENIPFVERIGEVISYGALKQVLG
- a CDS encoding deoxynucleoside kinase, giving the protein MIESPKEGARPRIIAVAGNMGAGKSSLVKWLEQQFGMVPFFEPNEENPYLSDFYADMPRWAMSSQLFFLVRRFHIHRDVVRRAAVDPRPIVQDRTLYEDAEVFAAHLHRAGYIDERDWRMYDDLYRTLREEIRPPDLMIYLRCPLPTLVRRIRQRGREFERKVPKSYLAALDRLYEEWHARYDLSPTLVLETDRLDYVERLFDRLEVVRAIEKHLG
- the nadA gene encoding quinolinate synthase NadA is translated as MTETVRGKIDPRLDLEAEIVRLKKERNAVLLAHYYQEGDIQDLADFLGDSLQLAQQAKKTTADVILFAGVHFMAETAKILNPDRIVVVPDLEAGCSLADGCPVDRFRAWRAKYPDAVSITYINCTAEVKAESDYICTSSNAEKIVRAIPEDKEILFAPDKNLGRWLEQKTGRKMRLWQGSCVVHETFSLRKIISLREQHPEAKLIAHPECEEPILAMAQFIGSTTALLKYTQSDDAKAYIVATESGIVHQMRKASPHKTFIEGPPEGNCACNECPFMRLNSMEKVYLALRDLEPRIEMPAALRERARVPIDRMLALS
- a CDS encoding ABC1 kinase family protein, producing MADDKPKDKPPTSRLGRLARLASLAPRASAFAIEGAKRALGKGPRSEDEEAAAKERMAVEVKKTAEAMLKTLGEMKGLPLKLGQMASYIDGLAPPGHEDKFQAALKKLQDKAPPLSAESAAQMIKAELGAPPEEVFEKWEAMPFAAASIGQVHRAVTKSGEPVAVKVQYPGIDKAIENDLKSISMLEAMIKPLSRKLNAAQTLDEIRAVFMAELDYGREAEMADLFRRLNTDDPDILISEVHHSLTTRRVLTTSFAEGVGYAEFCEKGSQAARNRAGEAIWRFTFRSMLRYGALYADPHPGNYRFLPDGRVHFLDFGCVKMLPPDLVDGMKRYMRAALDNDWVEFDRACIEVLGYDPNDESWDLYRSYTMELMMPLTTKGTWVCSREKSRETVQFLARGIKSLAFKEGEAIPNIPHVPKMPQDFTFVNRLQWGLASVMAGLGTEASFRTISEPWIRDGVHPIPA